GGAGATTCCGATGGCGATGCGATCTGCGATGACCTCGACAATTGCCGGTCGATCAACAATCCGGAGCAGATGGACAGCGATGGCGACGGGGTTGGCGATTTCTGCGATCCGAATCCCTATCGGGCCGAGGCAGAACCGTGCCAAAGCAAGGCGGATGCGGGTCTCTACGAGGCCGCCTACTCCTGTCTCGACAAGGTTCGCACCGAAAAGCTGGGTGCCGCGATTCGGCTCGGAACCGAAATCTCTCGGCTCGCGGGGTCACCCGCCGAAACCGCCTACCGCGAGGCTTCGGCGGCCACCCTCGACGGCATCTTGGCGGGCAAGCTCGCCCAGGTTCAGCAGAACCTTTGTCGCCAGCAGATCTCCTCCAGCCTCACCCGGCTGGAGGCCATGCAATACCAGGTCACCGTGCTCGAGCGGATCGGCGAGCTCTCCGCTGACGGCGCCCAAGCGCTCCGCCAGGCCTATGCGGACTGCGCCACGGAGATCCGAGACACGGCTCCCTGAGCCTGCACCCTCCCGATGCTCGAGGCACGGCTCCATGGCGGGCTGTCCTCGGGCATCGGTTTCTCTGTGAGCAGTCTTCTCATGCCTGCTGTTTGGAAGATCCTCAGCCACTTCGTTCTCGTTTGGGGGGCGCAGTGGCTGGGGTTCGTCTTCTTGGTGGCGTCGGTCTGGGCCTCGCCAGCGGCGGTTGCCGCCGAGGCTGCCGAGGACGGCTGGCCCCAATGGGGCGGTGTGCCTCGGAACTTCACCGTCGGCGTGGACGGTGGGGAGAGCCCGGTGGCCGTCGTCTGGTCTGCGGACGGGCCGCGGGAGCTGTGGCGCCGGGATCTCGGTCCCGGGTATTCCTCGCTGGTCTTTGGCGGGGGCCGGCTGTTCACCCTGTTTCGCGAGGGCGAGAGCGAAACCGTGGTCGCGGTGGCGAGCACTTCCGGCGAGACCCTGTGGGCGTTCACCTATCCCGCACCCCCCGGTCCCGGCCGAGCTCGGGGCCATGGCAAAGGCCCTCATTCGACGCCGCTGTTGGCCCAGATCGATGGCCGCAGGCTGCTCATCGCCGTCGGCTCCAACGGCGCGGTCTACGCTCTAGACCCTGCGGACGGCGCCCTCCTTTGGTCCTTCGATTTGGGGGCGGCTTCCGGGAGCACGCGCTTCGGCCACGCGGCGAGCCCGCTGCAGGTGGAGGACACGGTGGTGCTGCTGGCAGGAGGCTCGGAGCCCAGGGCAGTGGCGCTCTCGATTTAACGAGCGGCAAGGTCCGCTGGAAGGGGCCGCCCCGAGGGGTCAGCTATGCCTCGCCGACCCTGCTCACTTTCGAGGGCCGCCGGCAGG
The sequence above is a segment of the Acidobacteriota bacterium genome. Coding sequences within it:
- a CDS encoding PQQ-binding-like beta-propeller repeat protein, whose protein sequence is MPAVWKILSHFVLVWGAQWLGFVFLVASVWASPAAVAAEAAEDGWPQWGGVPRNFTVGVDGGESPVAVVWSADGPRELWRRDLGPGYSSLVFGGGRLFTLFREGESETVVAVASTSGETLWAFTYPAPPGPGRARGHGKGPHSTPLLAQIDGRRLLIAVGSNGAVYALDPADGALLWSFDLGAASGSTRFGHAASPLQVEDTVVLLAGGSEPRAVALSI